A window of Mytilus edulis chromosome 10, xbMytEdul2.2, whole genome shotgun sequence contains these coding sequences:
- the LOC139492696 gene encoding organic cation transporter protein-like: MKQKLKFDDVIELLGGFGMYQKRLYLLVVIPAMWCAIMTIITVFTVGEQDHRCKIPGLANDSYKHHDVYTNNSAPKLFDEECSIVVNITGNVTKKCDSWVYDTSVFTSTLVSEFDLVCDRKILQSHASMGIFAGALVGSALFGTIGDIFGRKIATCLSLMFMFGAHLGTVFIPNYFSFIIMRFISGIGNIGYWNSAVILSMEMASPKKRVWTGMLIEVAWATGEYLTVFVAYFVRQWRHLQLVFAAPIGLFLIYWKILDESPRWLVNKGRKEEAGKILTHIAKVNKTEKLPEDIEVCEDDQPIKGSFLVTIRQVLRSRVMVIRTLIMLFNWITVNAGYYGLTLNSGKIGGDIFVNFTVSVTMEIIAYILCIVFLDRIGRRTLHCSCMIIGGISCLCSIFPVIFGNETHQWIIITLSMIGKLGISAAFADIYFLSAELFPTSIRSFILGLSCIFGRCGSLASPYIADLGLLIESSFGKALPLLVFGSMMLGSGFMALTLPETMNKKMPETIEDALALKRNKSFDRNNPEVCMELTKEHLLA; the protein is encoded by the exons atgaaacaaaagttgaagTTTGACGATGTCATTGAACTGCTTGGTGGTTTTGGGATGTACCAGAAACGTTTATATTTACTAGTAGTGATACCAGCAATGTGGTGTGCCATCATGACAATCATAACAGTGTTTACAGTTGGAGAACAGGATCAtag ATGCAAAATTCCAGGCTTGGCAAACGATTCTTATAAGCATCATGATGTATACACCAACAATTCTGCACCAAAGCTATTCGATGAGGAATGTTCAATAGTTGTAAACATTACAGGAAATGTCACAAAGAAATGTGACAGTTGGGTATACGACACATCTGTCTTCACGTCTACATTAGTATCAGAA TTCGATCTTGTATGTGACAGAAAAATACTCCAGTCGCATGCTAGCATGGGGATATTTGCTGGAGCATTAGTAGGATCTGCTCTATTTGGTACTATTGGCGACAT atttggTAGAAAAATAGCAACCTGTTTGTCTTTGATGTTTATGTTTGGAGCACATCTTGGAACAGTTTTTATACCAAATTACTTCTCTTTTATAATTATGAGATTTATTAGCGGCATTGGTAATATCGGCTATTGGAACAGTGCAGTAATTCTAA GTATGGAAATGGCCAGTCCAAAGAAACGGGTATGGACAGGAATGTTAATAGAGGTGGCATGGGCTACTGGAGAATACCTTACCGTATTTGTTGCATACTTTGTACGGCAATGGAGGCATTTACAACTCGTGTTTGCTGCACCAATTGGACTATTTCTGATATACTGGAA AATACTAGATGAATCCCCTCGATGGCTGGTGAACAAAGGTAGAAAagaagaagcaggaaaaattttAACACATatagcaaaagtaaataaaacagaaaaactaCCAGAAGATATCGAAGTTTGTGAAGATGATCAGCCTATAAAAGGATCTTTTTTAGTTACTATCAGACAAGTTCTGAGGTCGAGGGTCATGGTTATTCGAACTTTGATTATGTTGTTTAATTG GATAACAGTTAATGCTGGATATTATGGACTTACATTAAACAGTGGTAAAATTGGTGGCGACATCTTTGTTAATTTTACTGTATCAGTTACCATGGAGATTATAGCTTATATCCTGTGTATTGTATTTCTAGACAGGATTGGACGACGGACACTTCATTGTTCATGTATGATTATTGGTGGAATATCTTGTCTCTGTTCAATTTTTCCAGTGATTTTTGGAAACGAGA CACATCAATGGATAATAATAACATTATCCATGATTGGAAAGTTGGGTATATCAGCAGCTTTTGCCGATATTTATTTTCTAAGTGCAGAACTATTCCCAACATCAATACGTAGCTTTATATTAGGACTATCTTGCATATTTGGAAGATGTGGCTCCCTTGCATCTCCATATATTGCTGATCTG GGTTTGTTGATAGAGAGTTCTTTTGGTAAAGCATTACCACTACTTGTCTTTGGATCTATGATGCTCGGCAGTGGATTCATGGCTTTAACACTGCCTGAAACAATGAATAAGAAAATGCCTGAGACGATAGAAGATGCTTTAGCATTAAAAAG AAATAAAAGTTTTGACCGAAACAATCCTGAAGTATGTATGGAACTTACAAAGGAACATCTGTtagcataa